One part of the Triplophysa rosa linkage group LG5, Trosa_1v2, whole genome shotgun sequence genome encodes these proteins:
- the LOC130554233 gene encoding RING finger protein 212B-like — translation MDWFHCNNCFLRGGKPFVVSSCGHIFCQDCMNTKFSGQCRVCHANCNYLTISEQMKPQEKMFFTDPVKLLQTRLEHIAQVAVFQKRQKERVIAFYRSQSAELERRLKEVNDQLYRQVSELKRENEELKKPLSQRRTSPGRFQINGGTPRMTLPVAVTSPVTPRSRALSSGDTLERFRHSRLGMTTPTGSSISVSSMSSIHEQTVRTPSSVHTPTRSQHTTPNNFQFQFLTRPSLQSPRP, via the exons ATGGATTGGTTTCACTGTAATAACTGTTTTCTGAGAGGAGGAAAACCATTTGTAGTGTCCAGCTGTGGTCATATATTTTGTCAGGACTGCATGAACACAA AGTTCAGTGGTCAGTGCAGAGTGTGTCATGCCAACTGTAACTACCTGACAATATCCGAGCAG ATGAAACCTCAGGAAAAGATGTTTTTCACAGATCCGGTGAAACTCCTGCAGACTCGACTGGAACACATCGCACAG gttgctgtttttcagaaaaggCAGAAGGAACGTGTCATAGCTTTCTATAGAAGCCAGTCTGCGGAGCTGGAGCGAAGGCTTAAAGAAGTCAATGATCAGCTCTACAG gcAAGTGTCTGAGCTGAAAAGAGAGAATGAAGAGCTCAAGAAACCTCTTTCTCAAAGGAGG ACATCTCCTGGGAGGTTTCAGATTAATGG AGGTACTCCAAGGATGACTCTTCCGGTGGCTGTGACATCACCAG TCACACCGCGCTCTAGAGCTCTCAG TTCGGGTGACACTTTGGAGAGATTTAGACATTCCAGACTTGGCATGACA ACTCCCACAGGTTCATCCATCTCTGTGTCAAGCATGAGTTCAATACATGAACAGACTGTCA GGACACCCAGTTCAGTTCACACCCCCACAAG GTCCCAACATACAACCCCAAACAACTTTCAGTTCCAGTTTTTGACTAGACCTTCACTCCAGTCACCACGGCcataa